AACGGCGACGGTAGTGCCGAGCCGGCATCCGCCCGTGCACTGGACCTCAGCGTCCCGCAGGCACCGGTGCAGTACCGTTCGGACCCGGAATACAGCACCGATCCGCCGGGCACGTTCTACGGCGACAAGAGCGGCCCCCGGCCTGCGCTGGCACGCCCGAGCGCGGCGTCGATCGCTGCCGAGCGCGCCGAACAATGCCAGGGCAAGCTGCACGGCGCCGTCGAGACCGGCATGGGCTATTCCAGTCGCGGCGGCAACAGCAACTGGCAGGCCGCCAACCTGAATTCCTGCAAGACCTATTACGACGACGACGGCAAGGCACACCAGATCGGCGTCAGCATCAGCGTCGGTCGCGGCGAAGGCCCGGTATTCGGCCCGCGCTACGCGCCTGGCGGCTATGGTCCCGGCCCCTTCGGTTGGTGACCATACGGCTGCGTCCTGCATTGACGAAGGGTTCACTGCTGCATCGCCCAGAATGTGGCCTGCCTTACGAGACGTGCTCATGTCACAGAACAAGGAACGGCCGGTTGTATTCGTTGTCGAAGACGGCGACGGCACCCGACAACTCAGCTGCCTTGTGCTGGAAAGTTACGGCTTTACCTGTCGCAGCGCCGGTTCGGTCGAAGAAGCGCTGACATTGATCGAAAGCGACCCGCGCGTGGATGTGCTGTTTTCCGATATCCACTTTCCCGGCGGGTTGACCGGCGTGGACCTTGCTTTGAAGACCGCACACGCGCCGTACAACCTGCCGGTATTGCTGACCTCCGGGCTGGCGGTCGAATACGTCGAAGAAATCCTGCCCGACGGCGTGGCCTTCCTGGAAAAGCCCTACACTCCCGAGCAACTGCTCACCGCCATCCGCAGCGTGATGGCGAAACGCCGCGTGCTCGCCGCGCCGGGCGTCTGACGCGCACGACCGCAACTGGATGGCGGCCCACACTCCCGGCATGAAATGCCACCCCGTCGCGCGATGTGGCGGCAACGGGGATTGATCACGACACAGCTGTGCCATGGCCGCGGCGCAATGCCCGCCTGGTGCCGCTGTGCCTTACGCCAGGGGACAGCATGAACTAGTTAGTGACCGCAGCTATTGCCATGGCTGCGTTGAGCGGGTGCGCAACGGTGATGAACGACGCGACCCAGCCGATTCGCGTCGATACCAAGACCGCCGACGGCCAAACCATCACCGGCGCCGATTGCGCCATCCGCAACGAGAAGGGGCGCGTCACCCTGGAGTCCGGCCAGACCGCCCAGGTGCGCCGGTCCGCACGCGATCTGGATCTCGCCTGCGCGCTGCCCGGTCAGCGCGGTGCGGCAGGCCGCTCCATCTCGCGCGCCAACATGGGCATCTGGGGCAACATCCTGATCGGCGGCGCCATCGTCAGTACCCACCGCCGCTGCGGCTCCGACAGCGCCTGCAGGCCCGGCGATGTCTAGCAAATCATCGATGGAACGCGCCCAAAGCATCAGCAGCGGCTTGCACTGCGGCACGGCGCAGGCGGCCGGCCCTACCCGCATCGCCGCGACCTGCCAGAGCGGCAGCACGGTACGGATCGACTGCGCCGGCTTGCGCTGTACGTCCAGCATTCAGTAGTCTCCCGCAGCTACGCTCGGCGACACGCGCAGTCGAGGACGGCGCGCTTGTCGGGAGTATCCCGATAACCTGTCAGCGCGCCCCCGATTTACGTGATGCACGTCTCACCTAAACTGCAGCCACCGGACGCGAGGCCTGTTGGGCCGCTCAACTCGCGGGGCGCTGAGCACGCCCCTGCCGGGACACTGCCGACGCAGACCTGTGAGGCCTCGTGCTGTGCGGGCTGGCCGATGCGTTGATCGGACCGCCGCAACGCGACGACCCGCTCGGCTGGGTCTATCTGATTGCCGCACGTGTTCTTTTCCGTGCGAGAGCAACCGCACCTGCTGATCGAAACGCGCACGTTGCCAGAATGTTGCGAAGTTCGCCGGGCGATGCGAGCGATATCCACGGCGACAGCCACCGCGTTTGGCGACCATTGTCGATCTGTTGCCCATGCAATCGATCTCTTCTACAGGCTGACTTCAGCGTGTCACGCGGTGGCCAAGCGCGTATTTGCCCGCATGCGTCTTGCGCTGCCTGACTGTCACTTGATGCAACATCGCGGTAGTTGCCGTACATCGGGCGACGTGCATTGGCGTAGTGGCGCTGACGGCACGCACCATATCCGCTCTATTCGCATCAAACGCCGCAAAGCAGGCGGCTCGTACTGCATTGAAGCGCTGAGCTGCGCGCTGGTGCTGCTGGCCTTCAAGCGATGCGAAAGCACGTTGATGCAAGAACGCAGCGCATTTCACGCGATCAAGCAGGCCGCTCGCTAGGCTAACGTCAGTACAGCGCTTCGCTGCAGATGACTTCCAGGAGACTTTCATGGGCGACAACACGTTTCTGACACCGGCATTCGCCATCTTGGTCATCGGGATCATCGCCGTGGTGTTCTGGCTGGTGACACGCGCCAAGAAAAAGCGCAACAAGAAGTAAGCAGGCCGGGCGATCGCCCGCAACAAGACGCGTTGCACGCGACCGTGCGATGCAGCGGCGTAGGTACCGGTCGACGGCATAGGTACCGGTCGACTTCCGTCGGCCCTTGCTTGATTCACGATCGACGATTCACGTGGCGAATCGCGGAGCCTCGAAAAGAGCAACCCGCAGCGTCAGCTAACGCCGCGTCTTTCCAAGCACACAGCCGCGTCGATGCAGCCGATACCTCAAGTGCGCTGCATGAGGAAGCTGTGCGCACACGTATCAAGCTGCATCTCAGAAGCGCTCGCCTGTCGGCAGATAGCGCCACTGGCCGATGGCCAGTTTGCCCAGCGACACACGGCCCACGCGCAGCCGGCGGATGCTGACCACGTCCAGCCCCACTTCGCCGCACATGTAGCGGAGCTGGCCCGGCTGTACATGCTTGATCGCAAAGCGCAGCCGTTCTTCGTTCTGCCAGCTCACCTTGCACGGCGGCAGGCTGCGCCGTTGATAGACCAGGCCCTGCGCCAGGCGCGCCATGCCATACGGGTGCACCTGGCCCCGCACCTCCACCAGAAACTCCTGCTCGATCGAGCAGGCATCGGCCCTCAGCCTGCGCAGTACCCGGCCATCCTGGCTCAGCACCAGCAGGCCGGTGGCGTCGTCCTCCAGTGGCAGCGGCGCATTGAGACGCAGAAAATGCCGCTTGAGAACGCGTACCTCGGCGTTGTCCAGCTCGCTGCGGCTTGCCAGGTTGGCCAGTGCCACTGCGGCGTCGGCGGTCATTCCTGCCAGCTTGTGCAACAACAAGGTCGCTGGCTCGGCGGGTTCCAGTACCGCATCCGGCGCCAGCGTTACCTGCGCAGCGGTTGCCAGGGCCTGCGGCTCTTCGACAACCGCCCCGTCCACGCTGACCCAGCCACCCTCGATGTACTGCTGCGCCTCGCCACGCGAACAACCGAACTGCGCGGCAACGCATTTATCGAGACGGATGGGATCGGACATCAGGCAAGCTCAGCATCAGGGCCTGGCAGTGTACGTGCTGGCTCGCCGCATGCGCGAGGCGGCGCTTCTCCCATCGCATGCTGCACGGCAGGGCCAAGCCACCAGATCCGCAGCACGTTGTGGCCCAACCCTGCGCCACCGCGGCGGCTGCATCGCCCCCGCTTCTGCCCTGCACCGCAAAGTGGGAAACTCAGCGCTCACACAGGAGCTCGCAGATGTTCATCAAGTTCGGCACCACCCGGGTCCGCCTCACCCATATCTCGGTCATCAGCGATCCGTTCAACGCTGGCGAAAGCTTCGGCTCGTACTGCCACTCCGTGCGGGTCGGCCTGCTCTCCGGCGAAGAGGTCTTTGCGCGTTTCAACAGCGAATCCGGCGCACAACAGCTGCACGCCGACGTGCTGGCTGCGCTGGAAGGCTGATGTCCGTCCACAGCGCGACGCGCGCTCCGCTGCCGAGGGTCTCTAGGCCACCAGATGCAGTGCGCGCGGCCAAGATTGCTTGACGCGCGCACCGCTCTGTGCGGCGCGGCACTGGCGCGCCGTTGCCCTTGCAGGTTGACAGCGCCACCGCTGGTCCCGATGACGCTACGCGTGTCACATGTCAGGCCTGGGCAAGAAGCAATCGGACGCGCGTACCAGCGTGTCATGTGCAGCACGCCACGCGTTGTGCAGGTGACGCTGCCGATGATCTCACCGCGCGCATGAGCGGCGAATTCCGCGGCGTGTTCGCGTAAATGCGCGACGATGCCAGTGCCACCGCCAGCCAGCTGGCGCAGATCGTCGGCAGCATCCGCACGGACTACCACTACGGCCTTGCTGACGACAGCGTCAGTCGGCGCTGGCCCTGCGCTCCAGCGCCGACAAGGCGTTTTGCAGGTCGCGAAACTGAAACGGTTTCTGCAACCCATGCCGATGGCGAAACTTCTCCGGAATCCCGCTCTGCGCATAACCGGTGACAAACAGGTAGGGCACGCCGCGCGCGTCCAACGCTTCTGCGATCGGAAACGAGAGCGTGCCTCCCAGATTGACATCCAGCACCGCCAGATCCAGATTGCCTTGCTGCACCACCTTGAGCGCGGCATCGACATCGCCAACGGTCGCGGCGATGTCATAGCCCAGTTCGACCAGGCAATCCTCGAGCAGCATCGCCACCAAGGATTCGTCTTCGACCAGCAACACCCGCATGCTCACGGCTGCACCTCGGCGGGAAGAACCGGTAACGGGATGGAAACCCGGTACCGTACACCGGTGGGGTCGAAGGCAAGCTCCACCTCGCCCTTGAGGTCGTGCTTCAAGCCGCGCTCCAGCAGCCGCGACCCGAACCCCTTGCGTGCAGGAGGCAGCACGGTGGGGCCTCCGAGCTCCTGCCAGGTGAGTTCCAGCATCGCCTGGCCATCGCGCGTGCAGCGCTCCCAGACGATCTGCACATTGCCTTCAGACGAGGACAGTGCCCCGTGTTTGAGCGCATTGGTGCACAGCTCGTGCAGCGCCATCGACAGCGCCAGCGCGCGTCGTGGATCCAGACGACAGGACTCACCTTGCAGGATGAATCGCCGGCTGTCGCGCGACTCGTAAAGCGCTGCAGCATCGCGCGTCAGCTCCAGGATATCGGCGCTGACCCAGTTCTCCCGGGTCAAGGTGTCGTGCGCACGCGACAGCGCAAGCAGGCGCGCATCGATCTTCTCCTGTGCATCGGCGAGGTTGTCGGCGTTGTTGAACGACTGACGCGCCAACGACTGCACCATCACCAGCGAATTCTTGACCCGATGGTTGAGCTCGTTGATCAGCAACTGCAGATGTTGCGCGTGCTGCTTGTGCTCGGTGATATCGCGCGTTGCACCGGCAATCGCCTCGACATCGCCATCGGGTCCGAACACTGGCGTAAAGATGTAGTCATAGATGCGCAGGCCCTTGACCGTATGCGGAAACGGCACCTCGCCGCGTATCGGCTCACCGGTTGCGATCACCCGTTCGATCTCCTCGTCGTGCATCGCCGCGTGCCAGGGCTCGTACCCCAGCTCAAGACACGTCTTTCCGGCTGCGTCGTCCCAGCACATACCCCACATCGTCAGTAGTGCCTGGTTGGCGTAAACGAAGCGGTGCTGGGTGTCGAACACATATAAAAGGTCCGGCGTCGCCTGTAACAAGGCCTCGTAAATCCGCGACCTTGCGGCGTCTTCCTGATGCGCAGCCATTCACGTCGTAGCCCTGAAGTTGGTGCAGACAATAGAGCGGTAGCCGTGAACGCACGATCATGCCGCCGCGGACGCAAGGATTGCCTGAGAAGGCATATCTCTCAGAATTTTTGCGACTCGGGTTCAGGTCGGCACGTCTTGAATGTCCGCAGGCTTCCTGATTCGTCCTCTTGCAAAGAGCGTTCACCGATAATGGAACATGCGGCACTGCGGCGGGAATGGGGNGGCCTCCCCCCCGGATCCCCCCCCCCCCCCCCCCCCGCACACGCACACGCAATGTGTTGAACAGTGAAGAGCTGCATGGCCGCCTACGTGATGGAGTCGCAATGGCGCGCCTGCTGATCAATCAGAACATCGCACAACCTGCTCTTTTGCCGAGAGTTGTGGCGTCCACACCACCACGACGATCAGTACCGCTGAACGCAGCAATAACCCATCCGTGACGCAAACCCACGGTCACGCCGGCGTCTTATCCGCGTCGTAGCCTCGCGACGATTTCACACCAGCACCCTTCCCTCACCCGGATCGACTCTGATGAAAACGCCGACTTGCTCGTTTGAAAAAACCCTTCAGCGCAGCATTTTACTGTTTGGAACCATCGTGTTTTCCACGCTCGCCACCGCAGCCTCGGCAAAGACACTTCACGTCGTCTCCCGTACCGAGCAGATGACCTCGTTCAATAACGGCGGCCCGAGCAGGATCGAAGTCTTCAATCACCAGTGGGCCGATGGCGCCGCGCAGTGCCGGGACGCATTTCCGCAGACCAGGAGCGTGCAGCTCGGGCAGGTCAACACGCGTGCGATCAACGCGAAGACCTTCAAGGTCACCGGCAAGTGGATCTGCCGCGGCTGATTGGTCCAATCCCGTACGCCAAGCGCTGCAATGGTCGACAGATGGCGCCCTTGCCGTCGTCGCGCGGGCGATCCGGTCGCAAAGCGCTAGGGCTTTGACGAGACCGTGGGGTGCACGACGGACATCCGGCTGTAGCAGGATCAACGCAGGCGGCGTGCCGATGCCATGGGCGGCACGCGCCATCGCGTAAAAAGCCAGAAGGCACCACGACATGGTTCGCCCAAGTCGTCACGGCCTCGGCACTCGGCTCGCGTCCAGCGCTCGACGGGAGGGCTGAGCTGGATCGTCTTTGCCCGCATTAGCCCTCGCCAGTGTCCAGGTCACCCGCAACCCCAGGACGGAGGTTTTCGTATTGGCCGCACGGTAGAGATGGACATCGCCAACGCAGCGCGCAAACTGCAACCGCACAAAAAAAGCGCCATCGGCGCCAGCTGCACTGCGGATTGAATTGGTGGGCCGTGATGGATTCGAACCATCGACCAAAAGATTAAAAGTTAGCATTACTGAGCTTAAAAATCAGTAGCTTGCATAGCTTATTTTTCCCGGCAGCCAGCGCCGGAGGCCTAGCGCGCGCTCAAAGGTCCTGCCAATTTTCCCGGCCCTTCCGGCCAGCGACCTCTCCCTGGATGGCGTAGGAACGCGCCCTCCGGGCTGTCACCTCAGCTCGGATCCTGGCCTCATGGCGCACTGCCCACATGACGGTGCAACGTCGCCCTTGATCGAAGCTGCTGCAGGCGCGCTCGACAAAGGGCGCGAAGGGCTGGCCAGGTGGCACCGGCCGTTGGCGCTCGAGCAGCACGAACCACTCGCCTGTGAGCTTCTGGACCAACCGGGCCACCTCTTCACCCTCGAAGAAAAGCGCTGTCGGTGGCCCCATCGCGCCCTGCCAAGGCCTGTCCCAGCGGAAGCCAGGCGGCAGCACAGGCTCGTCGCAGGCAACGATCGCGCTCATGCGGTGGTGACCACCATATAAAAGGTGCGCTGCTGGCCACCGTGCTTGTTGGTCAACTGGCTGCCGCACTTGAGCATGACCATGGCTTGGTCCATCACACGCCAGCACTTCCCGGCCGCTGAGTCGACGGGATCGAGGTTCGTCTCCAGGGCAGCGTGGGGCAGCGACATTGCGGGGGAACCGGTAGTAGCGGGTGCTGCGGCAACCCGCTCTGGCGCGCCCCAATCTCAATTTTTCAGATGACCACGGGAATAAAGTAACCTGATTAGCCCTGACCATCAGCCGCCTGTCGCAGGATCTGCGCCGCGCTGGGTGGATGCTGCTGTCACCTGAAGCCAACGAGGTGGCGTGATGAGTATCAANNNNNNNNNCCTGATTAGCCCTGACCATCAGCCGCCTGTCGCAGGATCTGCGCCGCGCTGGGTGGATGCTGCTGTCACCTGAAGCCAACGAGGTGGCGTGATGAGTATCAATGCCGTGCAGTTCCAAGCGGGATTGTCGATGCCTGAGTTCTTCGCGTCCTACGGCACCGAAGCCAAGTGCTATCGCGCGCTTTACAAGTGGCGCTGGCCGCAAGGCTTTCGTTGCCCTGTTTGTGCCGGACGCGTGCGCTCGCGTTTCAAGCGGGGTGCTGCGATCTACTACCAATGCAGCGCGTGCCGGCATCAGACCAGCCTGATTGCAGGCACGATGTTCGAAGGCACCAAGCTGCCGCTGCGCACCTGGATGCTGGCGTTGCACCTGCTGACCTCGACCAAAACCAACATGGCCGCGCTGGAGTTGATGCGGCATCTGGGCGTCAACTACAAGACGGCCTGGCGGATGAAACACAAGATCATGCAGGTTATGGCCGAGCGCGAATCCATGCGGAAACTGGCGGGTTTCGTGCAGATCGACGATGCCTATCTCGGCGGCGAGCGTAACGGTGGCAAGGCCGGACGCGGATCGGAGAACAAACAAGCGTTCCTGATTGCGGTGCAGACCGATGCCACCTTCACCGCGCCGCGCTTTGTGGTGATCGAGCCGGTGCGCAGCTTCGACAACACCTCGCTGCAGGACTGGATTGCCCGTCGCTTGGCGCCCGAATGCGAGGTCTACACCGATGGGCTGGCCTGCTTCCGCCGGCTAGAAGACGCCGGCCACGCGCACACCACGCTGGACACTGGCGGTGGTCGTGCCGCGACCGAAACGGCCGGTGCACGTTGGCTCAACGTGGTGCTGGGCAATCTCAAACGCGCCATCAGTGGCGTGTATCACGCCATCGCGCAAGGCAAATACGCAAGGCGTTACCTGGGAGAAGCGGCCTATCGTTTTAATCGTCGATTCCGCTTGCGCGAGATGCTGCCACGACTTGCCACGGCCATGATGCAATCCACACCATGCCCAGAGCCGNNNNNNNGCCACGACTTGCCACGGCCATGATGCAATCCACACCATGCCCAGAGCCGGTTTTACGTGCAGCGAGCAATTTTCATGGCTGAGAGTCGGGGCTAATCAGGTAAAGTAATCAAGGTAATCCGCCCTCAAAAATAACAATATCTCCATATATATCAATTACTTACATTGATTTATCAAAGGTAATTAAAGGGTAATTGAGAGGTAATGGGATTACCTTTTGGGAAGGTAATCGATACCCCAAAAAATAGCTTTATATTTCAATCACATAACCTTTCTATGGGAGCCTGATTACCCCAAATCACCCCAAAAGGTAATCCCAAACTTCCCAAAGAGATCAGCCGCTTAGGCCCTGTTTCAGGTCCCGGATTACCAATTACCCGATTCCGATGGTCACTTGCCGAAATGCGCCGGGAGGCCCAGCTATGGGAACTCAGCCGTTCCCACCCCGCAAAGCCCCCAGGCGCGCAGGGATTTGCAGGGACGAGAGACCCCCTTGAACCCCAAGGAGCGGTAGCAGCAGCGCGGCCTAGGCCCACCCTGCGGGGGTGCAGCGAAAGCCATGCATAAAGACCGCAGGCGTGGCGGGGCGACGATTGCGCGCGCCGGGGCCAGCGCTGTCGTAGGCGTCGGGGTTTTCCTACTGCGTCGGTCGCTGAAGACGGGCAACATAGGAGGCTGCATCCCGTTACAACGGCGCCTACAGCATGCCCAACACCCGCCGCCGCCCCGCCTCCATTACTGGCGATCAAGCGCAAAGGTGGGCATCTGATCGGGAGGCAGCGAAGCGACTCACTTGTGGTCACCTGTTCGACGCATGCTGGATTGTTGAGAGAAAGCACCTATGAACGAAGCAAAAGAAGCCCGCGCAACACACGACAACGCACCTCAGAAAGGTGCGTTCTACATCCTCAGGTCCGATATGGGGGGGGGCGGTCGTGGGCATGGCGTGGAGTTCGAAAATGAAAAGGCTGTGCCGTTCTCCATTGCCTACAGCCGGCCAGGCGAGGACGCGGGCCTGGCTGCATTGAAGGTAATCCCGCGCCTGCGCTACGACAGCCGCATCGGCGATATGCCCGATGATCTTGATAGTGGATTCAAGGACTACTGGCTGGTCTCCGAGCCGCTGAAGCAGGTTCTTGAAGCTGCGGACCCGGAGGGCTTTGCCTTCGCGCTATGCGACTTCCGACTGGAAGACGGTACCCCTGCGGCACCGCACTATCTATGCGAGGTGGTGCGAATCGTCGACGCCATCGACGAAGAAGCATCCACCGTCAAGGTGCTGACCGGGTATCCAAATGGCAAGTACTACAGCCTTTTGGGGGGGGCAAAGTTGGCATTCAGGAAAGACGTAGTCGGGGCCGCGCATGTCTTCAGAACACCTTATACGGCAGATGCATTTTGCGATCGGTTCTTGCGAGACACTTTAATTTCCCAGGGGTTCGGCAAATCACCCAGGAATCGTGGCGTTCGGCTAATCGACGCCGCAAATTATGGATAAAAATTTCTCTGCATGGATTTTGGAGTAAAGACAGATGCCGGCCAGTAACGTCATCCTTGAAAGTCATCATGTCATTGAAAACACCATCTTTCGCAAGCATGACTTGCTCAAAAAGTTGGCCGAGCATGGCATGATCGAAAAGGATGTCTCGACCAATCGTCTCTATCTTCCGGTAGAGGGCAAGCTGGCTGACGAAATCGAAACTTCGCCACACCGAGGACGCACCCGCAGGTCATATACGGATGCAGTTGTGGATTATCTTAACGATCTCCGTAACTCCTCCGATGGCCGCGCCGCTATGGGTGATGACGTTGCCGCAGTGAAGCGCGTAGCCGCCCAAGTCCACGACCTGCAAGACACCCTTAAGGTCGCTCTGATCAATCGCGATATGTTCGCAACGACACCGGAGCACTTGACCAAGGCCCAAACGAACGCGCAGAACCACAGCACTATTTCCGAATACGAGCAATACCGCGCCACCCATGCCGACCAGTTGAAAACGCTGCGTTCGATGAGCAACGTCGAAGCAGAA
The window above is part of the Xanthomonas cassavae CFBP 4642 genome. Proteins encoded here:
- a CDS encoding response regulator; the protein is MSQNKERPVVFVVEDGDGTRQLSCLVLESYGFTCRSAGSVEEALTLIESDPRVDVLFSDIHFPGGLTGVDLALKTAHAPYNLPVLLTSGLAVEYVEEILPDGVAFLEKPYTPEQLLTAIRSVMAKRRVLAAPGV
- a CDS encoding rRNA pseudouridine synthase, whose amino-acid sequence is MSDPIRLDKCVAAQFGCSRGEAQQYIEGGWVSVDGAVVEEPQALATAAQVTLAPDAVLEPAEPATLLLHKLAGMTADAAVALANLASRSELDNAEVRVLKRHFLRLNAPLPLEDDATGLLVLSQDGRVLRRLRADACSIEQEFLVEVRGQVHPYGMARLAQGLVYQRRSLPPCKVSWQNEERLRFAIKHVQPGQLRYMCGEVGLDVVSIRRLRVGRVSLGKLAIGQWRYLPTGERF
- a CDS encoding response regulator — protein: MSMRVLLVEDESLVAMLLEDCLVELGYDIAATVGDVDAALKVVQQGNLDLAVLDVNLGGTLSFPIAEALDARGVPYLFVTGYAQSGIPEKFRHRHGLQKPFQFRDLQNALSALERRASAD
- a CDS encoding sensor histidine kinase, with the translated sequence MAAHQEDAARSRIYEALLQATPDLLYVFDTQHRFVYANQALLTMWGMCWDDAAGKTCLELGYEPWHAAMHDEEIERVIATGEPIRGEVPFPHTVKGLRIYDYIFTPVFGPDGDVEAIAGATRDITEHKQHAQHLQLLINELNHRVKNSLVMVQSLARQSFNNADNLADAQEKIDARLLALSRAHDTLTRENWVSADILELTRDAAALYESRDSRRFILQGESCRLDPRRALALSMALHELCTNALKHGALSSSEGNVQIVWERCTRDGQAMLELTWQELGGPTVLPPARKGFGSRLLERGLKHDLKGEVELAFDPTGVRYRVSIPLPVLPAEVQP
- a CDS encoding IS1595 family transposase — translated: MSINAVQFQAGLSMPEFFASYGTEAKCYRALYKWRWPQGFRCPVCAGRVRSRFKRGAAIYYQCSACRHQTSLIAGTMFEGTKLPLRTWMLALHLLTSTKTNMAALELMRHLGVNYKTAWRMKHKIMQVMAERESMRKLAGFVQIDDAYLGGERNGGKAGRGSENKQAFLIAVQTDATFTAPRFVVIEPVRSFDNTSLQDWIARRLAPECEVYTDGLACFRRLEDAGHAHTTLDTGGGRAATETAGARWLNVVLGNLKRAISGVYHAIAQGKYARRYLGEAAYRFNRRFRLREMLPRLATAMMQSTPCPEPXXXHDLPRP
- a CDS encoding imm11 family protein, with product MNEAKEARATHDNAPQKGAFYILRSDMGGGGRGHGVEFENEKAVPFSIAYSRPGEDAGLAALKVIPRLRYDSRIGDMPDDLDSGFKDYWLVSEPLKQVLEAADPEGFAFALCDFRLEDGTPAAPHYLCEVVRIVDAIDEEASTVKVLTGYPNGKYYSLLGGAKLAFRKDVVGAAHVFRTPYTADAFCDRFLRDTLISQGFGKSPRNRGVRLIDAANYG